The following are encoded in a window of Streptococcus pasteurianus genomic DNA:
- a CDS encoding tyrosine-type recombinase/integrase, protein MNIKEVIKKDGTKVYRSNVYLGVDSITGKKVKTTVTGRTKKEVKTKAQQAQSNFKTNGSTVFKRVEVTTYRELTDLWLENYQMTVKPQTLVSTRQFLKNHILPVFGDMQLDKIHIAHIQSWVNKLAFKIVNYGVAASINKRILQYGVSMQLIPFNPAREVILPRPQKAGANRIKFIDKEDLKTFLDYMERLAPTAYNYYYDSVLYKLLLATGCRYGEAVALEWSDIDFDNATISITKTYNRIVKQVGTPKSKAGIRTISIDNKTILMLKQYRNRQRQAFMEIGAPAPALVFSTTISQYPNSDARTKSLRHRCKEAGVPQFTFHAFRHTHASLLLNAGIGYKELQHRLGHATLAMTMDTYSHLSKEKEKEAVLYYEKALQNL, encoded by the coding sequence ATGAATATCAAAGAAGTTATTAAAAAAGACGGTACAAAAGTATACCGCTCAAATGTTTATCTTGGAGTAGATAGCATTACAGGAAAGAAAGTTAAAACGACTGTAACAGGGCGAACAAAAAAAGAGGTTAAAACAAAAGCCCAGCAAGCCCAAAGCAATTTCAAAACTAATGGGTCAACTGTGTTCAAAAGAGTAGAAGTTACCACATACAGAGAACTTACTGATTTATGGTTAGAAAATTATCAAATGACGGTTAAACCTCAAACACTCGTAAGCACGCGCCAATTTTTGAAAAATCATATTTTGCCCGTGTTTGGTGATATGCAACTGGACAAGATACATATAGCACACATACAAAGCTGGGTAAACAAGCTAGCTTTCAAGATTGTTAATTATGGGGTGGCTGCCTCAATCAACAAGCGTATTTTACAGTATGGAGTTAGTATGCAATTGATACCGTTCAACCCTGCGCGTGAGGTTATTCTACCAAGACCACAAAAGGCAGGCGCTAACCGTATCAAATTCATAGATAAGGAAGACTTGAAAACATTCCTAGACTACATGGAACGACTAGCACCAACCGCCTATAACTATTACTATGATAGTGTACTGTATAAGCTGTTGCTTGCTACTGGGTGCCGATATGGGGAGGCTGTAGCTCTTGAATGGTCTGATATTGATTTTGACAATGCAACTATCAGCATTACCAAGACTTATAATAGAATTGTAAAACAGGTTGGCACACCTAAAAGTAAAGCAGGAATTAGAACTATCAGCATAGATAACAAAACTATTCTCATGCTCAAACAGTACAGGAACAGACAACGTCAAGCATTTATGGAGATTGGTGCGCCTGCTCCTGCCTTGGTATTCTCTACAACGATATCACAATACCCAAACAGTGATGCTAGAACCAAGTCACTTAGACACCGTTGCAAGGAAGCGGGTGTCCCACAATTTACGTTTCACGCTTTCAGACACACACACGCTAGTTTATTGCTTAATGCTGGAATTGGCTATAAGGAATTACAACACCGCCTAGGACATGCAACGTTAGCCATGACTATGGATACTTATAGCCATTTATCAAAAGAGAAAGAAAAAGAGGCGGTACTATATTATGAAAAAGCTCTCCAAAATTTGTGA
- a CDS encoding metal ABC transporter permease, whose product MLIEIFSYDFMQRAIMAVIAISIFAPILGIFLILRHQSLMSDTLSHVSLAGVALGILLGTSTTWSTILVVTIAAVILEYLQTVYKHYVEISTAILMSLGLAISLIVTSKSENGSSVNLDQYLFGSIITINMVQVIALFAIAVVVVLLTILFIRPMYILTFDEETAFVDGLPVRLMSVLFNIVTGIAIALTIPAAGALLVSTIMVLPASIAMRLGKNFKSVILIGVIVGFIGMVAGIITSYYWETPASATITVIFVGIFLLVNLFNMILHRNS is encoded by the coding sequence ATGTTGATTGAAATATTTTCTTATGATTTTATGCAACGTGCTATTATGGCAGTAATTGCTATTAGTATTTTTGCCCCGATTTTAGGAATTTTCCTTATCCTACGTCATCAAAGTTTAATGAGTGATACGCTTAGCCACGTTTCTTTGGCCGGTGTTGCCTTAGGCATTTTGCTTGGGACTTCAACAACTTGGTCAACGATTCTTGTTGTCACGATTGCTGCGGTTATTTTGGAGTACTTGCAGACGGTTTATAAGCATTATGTTGAAATTTCAACAGCTATTTTAATGTCGCTTGGTTTGGCGATTTCGTTGATTGTGACGAGTAAGTCTGAAAATGGTAGTAGTGTTAATTTGGATCAATATTTGTTTGGTTCGATTATTACGATAAATATGGTGCAGGTAATTGCGTTGTTTGCCATTGCAGTTGTTGTTGTGCTTCTAACGATTTTATTTATTAGACCGATGTACATTTTGACATTTGATGAGGAGACCGCTTTTGTTGATGGTTTGCCTGTCCGTTTAATGTCTGTTCTCTTTAATATTGTGACAGGGATTGCGATCGCTTTGACAATTCCTGCGGCTGGAGCTCTTTTAGTTTCAACGATTATGGTTTTGCCAGCAAGTATTGCTATGCGCTTGGGGAAGAATTTTAAATCAGTCATTCTTATTGGCGTAATCGTTGGTTTTATTGGTATGGTGGCTGGTATTATCACGTCTTACTACTGGGAAACACCTGCGAGTGCAACCATTACGGTTATTTTTGTGGGAATTTTCCTTTTGGTGAATTTATTTAATATGATTCTTCATCGTAATAGCTAA
- a CDS encoding zinc-dependent MarR family transcriptional regulator, whose translation MQLEKQVDKLVNQILLKSENQHELLFGDCQSGVAITNTQEHILMLLSHERLTNSDLAKRLNISQAAVTKAIKYLVSQGMLASVKNKEDARVTYFELTDIAKPVAKEHTHHHDATLAVYKNLFNQFSEDEQDVIARFLKVFSDELEGRE comes from the coding sequence ATGCAGCTAGAGAAGCAAGTAGATAAGTTAGTAAATCAAATTTTGTTGAAATCAGAAAATCAGCATGAATTGTTGTTTGGTGATTGTCAGAGTGGTGTAGCCATAACAAATACTCAAGAGCATATCTTAATGCTTCTGTCACATGAACGTTTGACAAATTCTGATTTGGCAAAACGTTTGAATATTAGTCAGGCGGCAGTAACGAAGGCAATTAAGTATTTGGTGAGTCAAGGAATGTTAGCGTCTGTGAAAAATAAAGAGGATGCGCGAGTGACTTATTTTGAATTGACAGACATTGCTAAGCCAGTTGCCAAAGAGCATACTCATCATCATGATGCAACATTGGCTGTTTACAAAAATTTATTTAACCAGTTTTCTGAGGATGAACAAGACGTTATTGCACGATTTTTGAAGGTCTTTTCAGATGAGTTAGAAGGGCGAGAATGA
- the ispE gene encoding 4-(cytidine 5'-diphospho)-2-C-methyl-D-erythritol kinase has translation MAIIEKAPAKINLGLDIIGKRPDGYHDLSMIMVSVDLNDYIMVSEIDGSEIVVESDNHKMPLNGKNDVFKAAKLIREACQIDSGVKIELKKSIPICAGLGGGSTDAAATIRALDKLWQLNLSKNEMIDVGFQIGSDVPYCLEAGCACISGKGEIVECLDYQLSAWVVLVKPEFGVSTRTVFPEIDCKTISRVDIASLREAVLAKDYEKMIAYMGNSLEDITIKRKPFIQKIKDRMMSCGADVALMTGSGPTVYALCRSEKKADRLVNSMRGFCKEVYKVRIL, from the coding sequence ATGGCTATTATTGAAAAGGCACCAGCTAAGATTAATTTGGGGCTAGATATTATAGGAAAACGACCAGATGGTTATCATGATTTATCTATGATTATGGTTAGTGTTGATTTGAATGACTATATTATGGTTTCTGAAATTGATGGAAGTGAGATTGTGGTTGAGTCTGATAATCATAAAATGCCCTTAAATGGTAAAAATGACGTTTTTAAGGCTGCTAAATTGATTCGTGAGGCTTGTCAGATTGATTCAGGAGTTAAGATTGAATTGAAAAAATCAATTCCTATTTGTGCTGGTCTAGGTGGTGGTTCAACAGATGCTGCTGCTACAATTCGAGCTTTGGATAAATTATGGCAGCTTAATCTTTCTAAGAATGAAATGATTGATGTTGGATTTCAAATAGGGAGTGATGTTCCGTACTGTCTGGAGGCAGGCTGTGCGTGTATTTCTGGTAAGGGAGAGATTGTAGAATGTCTTGATTATCAATTATCAGCTTGGGTTGTTTTGGTGAAACCTGAGTTTGGTGTTTCAACACGTACGGTTTTTCCCGAGATTGATTGTAAGACGATTTCACGTGTAGACATTGCTTCGTTACGAGAGGCGGTGCTTGCTAAGGATTACGAAAAAATGATTGCATATATGGGAAATTCTTTGGAGGATATTACTATTAAGCGCAAGCCATTTATTCAAAAAATCAAGGATCGGATGATGAGTTGTGGGGCAGATGTTGCTTTGATGACGGGAAGTGGTCCGACAGTTTATGCTTTGTGTCGTTCGGAAAAAAAAGCCGACCGTCTGGTCAATAGTATGCGTGGTTTTTGTAAGGAAGTTTACAAAGTTCGTATTTTATAG
- a CDS encoding metal ABC transporter ATP-binding protein, translating to MRYITVEDLSFQYDSEPVLEGINYHLDSGEFVTLTGENGAAKSTLVKATLGILTPKSGQVTISKTNKEGKKLRIAYLPQQIASFNAGFPSTVYEFVKSGRYPRNGWFRRLTKHDDEHVKISLESVGMWENRHKRIGSLSGGQKQRVVIARIFASDPDIFILDEPTTGMDAGTTETFYELMHHSAHKHGKSVLMITHDPDEVKHYADRNIHLVRNQKMPWRCFNVHGTDVKGATDVD from the coding sequence ATGAGATATATTACTGTAGAAGATTTGTCTTTTCAATATGATAGTGAGCCAGTTTTAGAAGGAATTAACTATCATCTTGATAGTGGAGAATTTGTCACTTTAACAGGTGAAAATGGTGCTGCCAAATCTACGTTGGTAAAGGCGACATTAGGTATTTTGACACCAAAGAGTGGTCAAGTAACCATTTCAAAAACGAATAAAGAGGGTAAGAAGCTCCGCATTGCTTATTTACCACAGCAAATTGCGAGTTTTAACGCAGGTTTTCCATCAACGGTTTATGAATTTGTGAAATCAGGGCGTTATCCAAGGAATGGTTGGTTTCGTCGTCTGACCAAGCATGATGATGAGCATGTCAAAATTAGCTTAGAATCTGTTGGCATGTGGGAAAATCGTCATAAGAGAATTGGTAGCTTGTCAGGTGGGCAAAAACAGCGTGTTGTTATTGCTAGAATTTTTGCATCTGATCCTGATATTTTTATTTTGGATGAACCAACTACTGGTATGGATGCTGGAACGACAGAAACTTTTTATGAGTTGATGCATCATAGTGCGCATAAACATGGAAAGTCTGTTTTGATGATTACTCATGATCCAGATGAGGTAAAACATTATGCTGACCGTAACATTCATTTGGTACGTAATCAAAAGATGCCATGGCGTTGTTTTAATGTGCATGGTACTGATGTGAAAGGGGCTACTGATGTTGATTGA
- a CDS encoding helix-turn-helix domain-containing protein, whose product MENRIAELRKEKGMTLKQLGETLGVRDNTLSQYETGKRNPQLGLLQEIADLFQVSIEYLTKNTDKRDFPVNNDEDMLKILDMIDDHTISLLNLSKLTMLELALRILKKRKEFSEGKYQKYKDTAFTTLHIIEKEVEVLDRYKKVRKEHNDTVELIYEKLIHDETNITPNEVLTFIEEADRIDFKELKKILDYMKKLPNAKD is encoded by the coding sequence ATGGAGAACAGAATAGCCGAATTAAGAAAAGAAAAAGGCATGACTTTAAAACAACTAGGTGAAACACTAGGAGTAAGAGACAACACACTAAGTCAATACGAAACAGGAAAAAGAAATCCTCAATTGGGGTTATTGCAAGAAATTGCGGATTTGTTTCAAGTTTCTATTGAGTATTTAACAAAAAATACTGATAAAAGGGATTTCCCTGTTAACAATGATGAAGACATGTTAAAGATTCTTGATATGATAGACGACCACACAATATCATTGTTAAACTTATCAAAACTAACTATGTTAGAGTTAGCTTTAAGAATATTGAAAAAGCGTAAAGAATTTTCTGAAGGGAAATACCAAAAATACAAAGATACAGCTTTCACCACACTACATATCATTGAAAAAGAAGTTGAAGTTTTAGATAGATATAAAAAAGTAAGAAAAGAACACAATGATACTGTAGAATTAATTTACGAAAAATTAATACATGATGAGACAAATATAACTCCAAATGAAGTATTAACTTTTATCGAAGAGGCTGATAGGATTGATTTTAAAGAATTAAAAAAAATCCTAGATTACATGAAAAAACTCCCAAACGCCAAAGACTAA